Proteins encoded within one genomic window of Aurantiacibacter spongiae:
- the rpsS gene encoding 30S ribosomal protein S19 has translation MARSVWKGPFVDLHLLKKAQDAQEANNSKPIKTWSRRSTILPDFVGLTFSVYNGQKFIPVSVNEEMVGHKLGEFAPTRSFPGHAADKKGKR, from the coding sequence ATGGCACGTTCCGTCTGGAAAGGTCCGTTCGTCGATCTTCACCTGCTGAAGAAGGCGCAGGACGCGCAGGAAGCGAACAATTCGAAGCCGATCAAGACCTGGTCGCGGCGCTCGACGATCCTCCCGGATTTCGTCGGCCTGACCTTCAGCGTCTACAATGGCCAGAAGTTCATCCCCGTCTCGGTCAACGAGGAAATGGTCGGCCACAAGCTCGGCGAGTTTGCGCCCACGCGCAGCTTCCCGGGTCATGCCGCCGACAAGAAGGGCAAGCGATAA
- a CDS encoding 50S ribosomal protein L23, with protein MAKKQDKDARHYDVILAPHITEKSTLLSENNAVVFKVPGDATKPQIKEAVEALFERKVKSVNTIVMKGKSKRWRGKPYKRTDQKKAIVTLQEGQDPIDITEGVG; from the coding sequence ATGGCTAAGAAGCAGGACAAGGACGCGCGTCACTACGACGTTATCCTCGCACCCCACATCACCGAGAAGTCCACGCTCCTGAGCGAGAACAACGCGGTGGTGTTCAAGGTGCCGGGCGATGCCACCAAGCCGCAGATCAAGGAAGCCGTCGAGGCCCTGTTCGAGCGCAAGGTGAAAAGCGTCAACACGATCGTGATGAAGGGCAAGTCCAAGCGCTGGCGCGGCAAGCCCTACAAGCGGACTGACCAGAAGAAGGCGATCGTGACCCTGCAAGAGGGTCAGGATCCGATCGACATCACCGAAGGGGTGGGCTGA
- the rplB gene encoding 50S ribosomal protein L2 — translation MALKNYKPTSPARRGLVLVDKTNLHKGGPVKSLTKGLTKSGGRNNKGHVTSRGIGGGNKQKYRFIDFKRRKWDMEATVERIEYDPNRTAFIALIKYTDGELAYILAPNRLAPGDKVVAGEKVDTKPGNAMLLGQMPVGTIIHNVEMKPGKGGQIARSAGTYVQLVGRDRGMVIVRLNSGEQRYLRADCMGTVGAVSNPDNQNQNLGKAGRKRHMGRKPLTRGVAKNPVDHPHGGGEGRTSGGRHPVTPWGKPTKGARTRKNKQTDKMIIRSRHAKKKR, via the coding sequence ATGGCACTGAAGAATTACAAACCCACCAGCCCGGCCCGCCGCGGCCTGGTCCTGGTCGACAAGACGAACCTCCACAAGGGCGGTCCGGTCAAGTCGCTGACCAAGGGCCTGACCAAGTCGGGCGGCCGCAACAACAAGGGTCACGTGACCTCGCGCGGCATCGGTGGCGGCAACAAGCAGAAGTACCGCTTCATCGACTTCAAGCGTCGCAAGTGGGACATGGAAGCCACCGTGGAGCGGATCGAGTACGATCCCAACCGCACGGCGTTCATCGCGCTCATCAAGTACACCGATGGCGAGCTGGCCTACATCCTGGCGCCGAACCGTCTTGCGCCCGGCGACAAGGTGGTCGCGGGCGAGAAGGTCGACACGAAGCCGGGCAACGCGATGCTGCTGGGCCAGATGCCGGTCGGCACCATCATCCACAACGTGGAGATGAAGCCGGGCAAGGGCGGGCAGATCGCGCGTTCGGCAGGCACCTACGTGCAGCTCGTCGGTCGTGACCGCGGCATGGTGATCGTGCGCCTGAACAGCGGCGAGCAGCGGTATCTGCGCGCCGATTGCATGGGCACGGTCGGCGCGGTGTCGAACCCCGACAACCAGAACCAGAACCTGGGCAAGGCCGGGCGCAAGCGCCACATGGGTCGCAAGCCCCTGACCCGCGGCGTCGCCAAGAACCCGGTCGATCACCCGCACGGCGGCGGCGAGGGCCGCACCAGCGGCGGTCGTCACCCGGTCACTCCGTGGGGCAAGCCGACCAAGGGCGCCCGCACCCGCAAGAACAAGCAGACCGACAAGATGATCATCCGGTCGCGTCACGCGAAAAAGAAGAGGTAA